In Zingiber officinale cultivar Zhangliang chromosome 1A, Zo_v1.1, whole genome shotgun sequence, the DNA window CACGTGTCCCGTCTTGTTAAGAGTTGTGCTCAATTATTAGTCAAAGTTAAGATAGTTCAAACGTAATGCAAAGGAAATCAGACTCGACGTAGAAGGGACTTGTGTCTAATCCAACTTGCTCGATATACTCATCCAAGGAGTTGAGTTTGCCCAGGGAACAAGTCATCTCCAACTCGACATCAGATGTCGGCCTGGTCTACGACTCGGCCAAGACATCTACCTCCGATTTCGACATTCTATCTCGGTTTCATATCTCAATATCATGTCTCAGCCTCAAATTCTAACATCAGGTCTCAACCTAAAATCTCGGCATTATATCTCGGTCTCAGACCTCAATATTAGGTCTCTGTCTCAAATCTCGACATCATGTCTCGACCTAAGATCCTGACATTCTATCTCGGCCTCAAATCCAATTATCCTGTCTCGGCCTCAGATCCCAGTATCAGGTCTCGACTTAAATCTCGACATCATATCTTGGCCTCAAATCCCAATATCTTATCTCGGTCTCGGTCTCAATCTCAACCTTAGATTTTGACAACTTGTCGCGGACTCAGATCCCAATATCATGCCTCGACCTTAGTTGTTAGTATCAAGTCTCGGCCTCAAACCTCATAATTAAGTCTCGATCTCAAAATCTAACATCATGTCTCGACCTTAAATTCGACATCCTGTCTCGACTTTTGTTGTCAACTTTATCTATTCTCAAGATCACTCCACGCGGATGTCATTTCCTCATCCGTCGTAGGGGCATCTCTAATTGTTAGAactctaaataaattttttttcaagatCTCAATATACCACATCAACAATATGAAAGCTCATTAAAATATTTTCATTGGTTAAAGCTCTAAATGAGCTTTTTTTATTATCCATGTCATAGCACGAGTTACATGACTTCATGTATATTACATCAAATTTAACACAAAAAAATATGTTTGTATTTTCACTACTGCTCTTAAATTGTAAATCTCAAACCTTACCTCTATAATGATTCAAAAAAATTTATTCAacttttttaattttagaaagaTCTCATAAATCTTGCAGTGAAGATGCCCTAAGATCCCAATTCATACTATCCTCTCACTAATGAGATTGATTTTCCCTATAAAACACAGACAATGATAACAAATATTCTAAAACACGGCATGAGATGAATAAAAAGACGCTTAAAAGGTTGCCAGATTTGGTCTCATAAACCCTCTCCTTTAAACACGTGGTACTTAGCATATAGAGAGGCAGCGGACAACTGTCAGATCTGATCCCCTTATCGGCGCCGACGTGGCGGCAATATAAACTCTAGTGAAGGTAATGCAAGGAACGCCTCTTTTTTTACTTTGAAAGTCACCCTTTACAGTGTCATCTACCATTCTTCTGCTTCCTACTGCTCTAATTTCAtacctcaaataaattttaacttaagCATCGCAGTGGCCTGTCGAAATCTCTTGTTGTCAATTTAACCATACATTGAGTTGAATCCATACATTTCCAAATTGCGAGATACAATTCAAGAAAGAGAAATATGTAGGAGAATCATGCATATGATAAGGATGCTAAGAAGGAGATTGAATGCATGATACTCAGATGTGCATGCCCACTGCCCAGAACTGCCTCCACCAGACGGATAGAAGCTTAGGTATGACCTCTCCGCCATGATTGATTCACCTTAGCTGTCTGCTTCTCAACAATGATTACTCCTTACTGTGCATTGAAATCATGAACAATAAATTTTTTCTGACGTGCGTTAGCAGTATAAGAAAACTTCAAATTTACAAAGGTTTCAAAAGTGAAGTGCCCTAACTTGGGAATCAAAGCCCATCCCAAAGCATCAGGACCATCATCACCCTACAAAACATGGAGAAACAAAACAATCATTCAATATCTTGTCCTTTGTCTTCATTGCTCGAGGGACATCAGTGAAAAACGATCTCGCCACATTCTGGAACTGAAAAAAATCTTAAGTTCCAGCAACATCCACTGCAAAATCTACTACAGAACTTGTTTCAGAGAATTCCAATCTTCACCAGCTCAAGGCTCTCGAGGAGCCTCAAGCAGAGAAATGCGAAGTAGATGACCAGCAGTCCAATCCCCAGCACCCTATCTGgcttcatccctctccttgggagAACGATGAGAGCCCAGAGCAAGCCGCCAATCAGGAACCCCAATGTCTCAAAAATGGTGGCGTCCCTAGGCACCACAAATGGAGCAGGGTGAGAAGCCGCAGAAGCCAGCACAAGAGACAGACCCAGTCCCATAAGTGTGTTAAAGATTGGCCCTGCGTAGCACCCGGAGATGGCAACCTGAACTCCATCGCCTCCTCCATGGATTGACATAGCAACATTGGCAATGAGGTCCCCTAATGAGTTGCCCCAAGCCAAGACAGTGAAGGCCAGAACCGTGGGAGTGATGTGAGCTATCTCACCGATGGAGACAAGTAAGGAAACAAGTTCCCCTGCTATAATGTAAGACCATATCACACTCATCAGGAACCCACCTGCAAGCCAAGGGAACAAGCAGGTTTTTGGAGGGGCCGAACGCTCAGTGGTGGCCATGGCAATGGATCCAAGAATAAAACCGATCAAGCTTCCGATGAGGTAGAGTGTTAACTTCTCTGCTGTGCTTACTTCCTCTGTTTCGGCGAGCCAAAGGGTTACCAAGAACAGAGGTGACAAACTCACGGAAGCGACGGTGAATGGCTTGGACCATCTCTCTTCGCTCACGTCTGGGATTGTCAGTCTTCTCGGCAAGTAGAGCGGCATCTTTAGAATGCAGATGAACCGGCTAAAGTAGAATGAAACCGGAGAATTTGAGTTCGTCTTCAATCGATGAGGTTCTTCGGAAACTAGTTTGGCCTCTGGGTCTTCTTCTTCGGATGAGCCATGGAGAATTGGGATCAACAGATCGGTGTCTCTGTTTGTGTGGTGGTGCATGATCCATACGAGGACGACGTACGCAATGTAGAGGGAGAAGAAGGCGAAGGAGCCCCAAACGCCGATGCTCCCGATGACCAATACGAGGAACAGAGCGGCGAGGACGAGGAGAAAGAAGCAGAGGTCGCGGAGGAAGCTCGCGCGGTCGATGGCTGCGGCGCCGCCGGGGATTAGGAGGGCGATGACAGCGACGACGACGGAGGAGACGAAGAAGGCGCCGCCGAGGATACTGCTGAGGCCGACGTCGGCGACGCCGGAGGAGGCGGAGAAGGAGGCGAGGCTGGAGAAGACGTCGGGAGCGCCGTTACCGAGGGAGAGAAGCGTGACCCCGGCGATGGTCGGCGGGAGGCGGAGTGCGGCGGAGAGGCCCTCGAGGGAGGAGCAGAAGTAGACGGAGGCGGTGTCGCCGAGGAGGTAGAATAGCAGGAGGAGACAGAGAGCGAGGAGGGCGTGGCCGAGGAAGGGGCGGCCGCCGCAGGCGCAGTAGAAGAGCTGGAGGTAGTCGATCAAGCCTTGA includes these proteins:
- the LOC122014896 gene encoding cation/calcium exchanger 1-like codes for the protein MASLLVRASFFLLLPLFLSAAVAAAEEEDCHGLRELDDHAAICAYLRAHTSACAPQGLIDYLQLFYCACGGRPFLGHALLALCLLLLFYLLGDTASVYFCSSLEGLSAALRLPPTIAGVTLLSLGNGAPDVFSSLASFSASSGVADVGLSSILGGAFFVSSVVVAVIALLIPGGAAAIDRASFLRDLCFFLLVLAALFLVLVIGSIGVWGSFAFFSLYIAYVVLVWIMHHHTNRDTDLLIPILHGSSEEEDPEAKLVSEEPHRLKTNSNSPVSFYFSRFICILKMPLYLPRRLTIPDVSEERWSKPFTVASVSLSPLFLVTLWLAETEEVSTAEKLTLYLIGSLIGFILGSIAMATTERSAPPKTCLFPWLAGGFLMSVIWSYIIAGELVSLLVSIGEIAHITPTVLAFTVLAWGNSLGDLIANVAMSIHGGGDGVQVAISGCYAGPIFNTLMGLGLSLVLASAASHPAPFVVPRDATIFETLGFLIGGLLWALIVLPRRGMKPDRVLGIGLLVIYFAFLCLRLLESLELVKIGIL